DNA from Parageobacillus thermoglucosidasius:
AATGAGCAAGCAAAAAGGCGAGAAGCGGCATGATCAGAAATTGGGCGGCGACACCGATCAGCACTTCTTTTGGCCGTTTCAACACTTCCTTAAAGTCATTGACCGACAGTGTAAGCCCCATGCCAAACATAACGATGCCAAGCAATGGGACAATGTATGGAGCGATCCATGTAAAAGTTTTTGGAGAATAAAAAGCAAAAGCGGCAAATAATATTACCCAGATGGCAAAGGTGTTTCCAACAAAACTGCTGATTTTCACTAATTTTTCCATGTTTTTTCCTCCTGCTGAGTGAATATGCGTGAGAATATTATATCGATTATTTTGAAAAGTTCAACTATATAAAATGAATATTTTAATAAATCATGAAAATTTTATGAATAAATGATGAAATAATATGATGAATGTGACAAAAATCACTTTCAAAATTTCAAAATGTGATATGATGTTTATTGAGAAAAATAATCATTATTGTTTTTTTGTATTCAAAAGGCAAGAAGCATTCCTTCTAACATTTCATTGATAAAAAGAATCATTGTTATTTGGGGGAGTTTAAGATGGTTCTTACTGATCTGCAACAAGGGCAACAAGCGGTGATAACCCATTTAGGAGTAACAAATGAAGTGGTGAAACAGCGTCTCATTCATATGGGCATGCATGAAGGGGAAAAAGTTTGTGTGAAATGCGTCATGCCATTTGGCGGCCCGTTAATGGTAGAAGTAGATGGACAGTATATTTGTCTTCGGCGCAAAGAGGCGGCTTGTATTGGGGTGAAATAATCGATGGCATCATATATTGCGTTATTTGGCAATCCAAATACCGGGAAAACTTCATTGTTTAATAATTTAACGGGATCATACGAATATGTCGGAAACTGGAGCGGAGTAACAGTAGAGAAAAAGATTGGCATATTGCGCCATCACGATGTTCCGATCGTTGACCTTCCGGGGATTTATTCATTGCAACCGCTTTCCCGGGATGAAGGAGTGGCGACCGAATTTTTATTAACGGAGTCTTTTTCTGCGATTGTCAATATCGTGGACGCTTCCCAATTAAAACGGAATTTGCATTTGACCGTTCAGCTGCTTGAATTTGGCAAACCGCTGATCATAGCCTTGAATATGATTGATGTGGCAGAAAAACGCGGGGTTAAAGTAGATGCGGAAAAACTTTCGCAATGCATTGGCGTTCCTGTGATTCCGGTTATCGCGCGGACGGGAAAAGGGACAAAAGAGCTCGTTCGCACCATTTTGTCACTGACAGAAGAACAAAGCAGGCCTTCTTTTTCGCTCGATTACGGTCGGGATGTGGAAGCGGCTGTGCAAAAAATAGCTGAACAACTCCCAGATGATGTACCGGTGTCAAAACGATGGCTTGCATTGCAATTTTTAGAAGGAAATGAACGGGTTTATGCGTATTTGCAAACATATTTCGATGTTGCCCCGCTTATATTGATTCGTGACAATGTCCGGCAAACGCTTGGGCGCGCTTTGGCAGAGCACATGCATGAAGTGCGCGATCAATGGATTGCGAAAGTCATCGAAACATCAACGGTGACGATGAAGCAAAAGCCGCTCACGCTGACAGAAAAAGTGGATGCCATTGTAACCAATAAATATTTGGGCTTGCCGATTTTCTTATTATTTATGTATATCATGTTTATGTTAACATTTGACTGGCTTGGCTCACCGCTTGCCGATTTGCTCGACCAGTTTTTTTCCGGTCCATTAACGGATTGGCTATCCAAACTGTTGTCGCTTATCGGTGCATCTCCATTCATTGAGGAGCTTGTGCTTAACGGAATTGTTTCTGGCGTTGGCGGGGTGCTTGTATTTGTGCCACAAATTTTTATTTTGTTCTTTTTCATTTCTTTGTTAGAGGATTCCGGATATATGGCGCGTGTTGCGATGGTCATGGACCGGTTTATGGAGGCGATTGGTTTAAATGGAAAAGCGTTTATTCCGATGATTATCGGATTTGGTTGCAACGTTCCGGGTGTCATGGCAGCACGGACGATTGAACAGCCAAAAGAACGGTTGCTGACGATTTTGTTGCTGCCGTTTATGTCATGTTCGGCGCGTTTGCCGGTATATGCGCTGTTTGCTGGGATATTTTTCGCAAAAAATCAAGCAATGGTCGTGTTTTTCTTATATGTGTTAGGGATTGTTGTTGCACTTGGCCTTGCCAAGCTGTTTTCGACCACTTTATTAAGAGATGAAAGCTCGGTTTTCGTCATTGAGCTGCCGCCGTACCGCATGCCGCAAGCGTTGACGTTGTGGCGAAGCACATGGGATAAAGGAAAAGGATTTGTGCGGAAAGCAGGCACGTTTATTTTCGCTGGGTCTGTTGTGATTTGGTTATTGACATATGTTGGACCAAAAGGAATTGGTGTTTCCATGGATGATAGTTTTCTCGCAGTGATAGGCAGTGTGATTGCGCCGATTTTAGCGCCGCTCGGTTTTGGAACATGGCAGGCTGGCGCGTCGTTGATAACGGGATTTTTAGCAAAAGAAGTCGTTGTTTCGACGATGAATATTATTTATCATGCAAAAGATATGGATTTGTTGCAAGGGGAATTGGCGCAATATTTTACGCCGTTATCTGCGCTTAGCTTTATGACGTTTGTTCTTCTTTATGTCCCTTGTTTAGCAACTGTTGCGACCATTCGCAAAGAAACGGGATCGCGAAAATGGACGTTGCTTTCAATCGGTTGCGCGTTAAGCATTGCATACGTGGTCTCTTTCGCGATTTATCAAGGCGGAAGATTGCTAGGATTTTGATTACTATCATCGAAAAAAGAAAACTTAAAGTTTTTGGAAAAAGAGGCGAAAGCGATGATTGCGAATATAGTGATCGGTGGCGTGATTTTTGGTTATGCCGGGTGGATGCTTGTCCGCCACATTAAGAAAAGTTCAAAAGGAAAATGCGCTAGCTGCTCTCTTGCTGATCATTGCCAAGATGCTTGCATGCCTTACAAACAAGAAAACGATATATAAATATACAAGGATTCTCTATAAATGGATAGAGGATCCTTGTTTTTATACTGGCAAATTTGTAAAAGTAAAGGTCAGTTAACCAAAATGTTGAATGTTGCTGGAAAGAGCATCTAATAACCGTGAATTTTAGAGGAAATAGAAAAAAATAACTGAAAATAGTCGGAAAGGACTATTTACATTGTCGAAAAAAATCGATATTAATGAATTATAGAAGAAATTGGTTATGAAAACATAAATCGTCTGTGTAGGCAATGATGAGGAGAAAACATAATGGTCTATGATGGCATTTTATTATCGCTTGTGATCGGTTTTTTTCGTGGAGGAAGTTTGAAAGGTCTTGCGCATATGAAGTTGCGCGGGGGATGGTTGTTTCCATTATTGTTGGTGGTGCAGTTCGCTATTTTTGCCTTGCAAGATAAAGTCGCGATTGTTGCTAAGCTAAGCAACACGTTATTTCTGATCGTATATGCGGTTGGTCTTCTTTTTCTCTGGATTAACCGAAAGCAGCCTGGATTTATCGTTATTTTTGCGGGAGTTCTATTAAATTTTATTGTTATGGCTGTAAACGGCGGAAGGATGCCTGTGTCGGTTGAGGCAGCACAAGTTCTCGGCCGTGAGTACGTCGATGCATTGCAGACGGGAGTATACGGCAAACATCAAGCGATTACGTCAGAGACGCTGTTGCCGTTTCTTGGTGATATTATTCCGCTGTCACCGCCATATCCGCGTCAGCAAGTCATCAGCATTGGCGATGTTATCATCAATGTCGGAGCGTTTTTCTTTATCCAGCATCTTATGCTGAACACAGCGAGCAAAGAACGCTCTACCGTTCCTGTAAGTAAATAAAGGGGAGGTGAGTAATATGAGAGTGAAAGTAAAACAAATACTTATTAATCTATTTATTATAGGTTCAGTTATTGTTGCGCTGACATCTGGATATAAAATTGGTAGCTGATATTTTAGATGCAGGAGAAGTGTATTTAACAACTTCTCCTTGAAATTTTGTAAAAAATGTGAGTGATCATTATAATGATTAACAAATATGCAAAAATATACTTAATGATTATTGCAATGATAGGTTTAGGTATATTTTTAATAGAAAGTAACTTTATGGCTCAATCCCTAGAGGATTGGGTTTTCATTTATATGCTGTCTGGATCTATTATTTTATTAAACAAGTTTTTAATCCATCTTCCTCCAAAGGATAATTCGTTTTCGATGGATTCGTCGATTTATTTAGCAGTGATGTTTTTGCATGGCATTGATTTAGCGATGAATGTTTTACTTATTAGCAGTGTTGTTGAATTTCTTTACAAGCGTAAAATGGCCTGGTGGAAGCATCTTTTTAATTTTTCCATGTATTCTATTATGATTGTCGGTGCCTATTATTCATTTTTGTTTTCCGGTGGGCATATTGGTGAAATAAACACCCAAAATTTGCTTCCGTATATGATTAGCTTGGTCGTCTATTTTAGTTTAAACATTTGTTTAATGTTTTTATTTTTTGTCTTTTTTGATCGCATATTTAAAGGAACTTTTGATTTAGGAGTTTTATTAGAGTCAGCTATTGGCTATTCCGTTACGTTATTACTATCACTTGTTTTAGCGATTTTATTAAATGAAAAGCGGTATTTCGGTCTGTTTTTATTCACTGTTTTGGTCGCCATTTTATCGGCGGTGTTTCGTAAATTTCTTTATTTATATCAGGAAGTATCAGAGCGGGCCAATAAGGATCATTTAACAGGGCTTTATAATCACGGTTATTTTAAAGAGATGTTGAATGAACAGTTTCGTGATGCCAAAAAATTGAAACAGCCGTTTACTCTCGCTTTATTAGATTTAGATGATTTTAAAAAATATAATGACCGCAACGGCCATCTGCAAGGGGACAAGCTGCTGCAGTTTTTTGGCGAGCTGCTTAAAAAAGCAGTGGACGGAACAGACTTTGTAGCGGCGCGGTATGGCGGCGAAGAGTTTGCCATTTTAATGCCCGGCACAACAAAGGAAGAAGCGTTTTCGTTTTTAGACCGATTGCGGAAAGAAATAAATGATACGTACTTTTCTGGGGTGGAGCATGTTCCTTACCGCTGTCTTTCGTTTTCTTGCGGGATTGCTGAGATGGAACGAAGCATGTATGACAGCGGTGAGTTAATTCATAAAGCAGACCAGGCGCTTTATTACGCAAAAGCACAAGGAAAAAATAATGTACAAATATATGAAGAACATAACATTTGCTTTGATGAAATAAAATTTAAAGAAAATCTGGATACCCTTGAGCAGCAAGTTAAATTTTTTTTATCCAAAGACGTTTATACGTATCGTCATAGTAAACGGGTATTCAAATATGCTTCCGAATTTAGCC
Protein-coding regions in this window:
- a CDS encoding diguanylate cyclase encodes the protein MINKYAKIYLMIIAMIGLGIFLIESNFMAQSLEDWVFIYMLSGSIILLNKFLIHLPPKDNSFSMDSSIYLAVMFLHGIDLAMNVLLISSVVEFLYKRKMAWWKHLFNFSMYSIMIVGAYYSFLFSGGHIGEINTQNLLPYMISLVVYFSLNICLMFLFFVFFDRIFKGTFDLGVLLESAIGYSVTLLLSLVLAILLNEKRYFGLFLFTVLVAILSAVFRKFLYLYQEVSERANKDHLTGLYNHGYFKEMLNEQFRDAKKLKQPFTLALLDLDDFKKYNDRNGHLQGDKLLQFFGELLKKAVDGTDFVAARYGGEEFAILMPGTTKEEAFSFLDRLRKEINDTYFSGVEHVPYRCLSFSCGIAEMERSMYDSGELIHKADQALYYAKAQGKNNVQIYEEHNICFDEIKFKENLDTLEQQVKFFLSKDVYTYRHSKRVFKYASEFSQMLDLTDHEKQTLVLGALIHDIGKIEVPRDILNKEGKLERHEWEIVKKHVTWGKEIIAAEKQFDDLIPLVELHHERYDGKGYPYGLKGEEIPKLVRILCIIDSFDAMTTERPYQRTKTFEEAVSEIMRCAGTQFDPFYAGLFTEFIREKYLSRVQNQEQAEKYRDNEAVQ
- a CDS encoding DUF5317 domain-containing protein → MVYDGILLSLVIGFFRGGSLKGLAHMKLRGGWLFPLLLVVQFAIFALQDKVAIVAKLSNTLFLIVYAVGLLFLWINRKQPGFIVIFAGVLLNFIVMAVNGGRMPVSVEAAQVLGREYVDALQTGVYGKHQAITSETLLPFLGDIIPLSPPYPRQQVISIGDVIINVGAFFFIQHLMLNTASKERSTVPVSK
- the feoB gene encoding ferrous iron transport protein B encodes the protein MASYIALFGNPNTGKTSLFNNLTGSYEYVGNWSGVTVEKKIGILRHHDVPIVDLPGIYSLQPLSRDEGVATEFLLTESFSAIVNIVDASQLKRNLHLTVQLLEFGKPLIIALNMIDVAEKRGVKVDAEKLSQCIGVPVIPVIARTGKGTKELVRTILSLTEEQSRPSFSLDYGRDVEAAVQKIAEQLPDDVPVSKRWLALQFLEGNERVYAYLQTYFDVAPLILIRDNVRQTLGRALAEHMHEVRDQWIAKVIETSTVTMKQKPLTLTEKVDAIVTNKYLGLPIFLLFMYIMFMLTFDWLGSPLADLLDQFFSGPLTDWLSKLLSLIGASPFIEELVLNGIVSGVGGVLVFVPQIFILFFFISLLEDSGYMARVAMVMDRFMEAIGLNGKAFIPMIIGFGCNVPGVMAARTIEQPKERLLTILLLPFMSCSARLPVYALFAGIFFAKNQAMVVFFLYVLGIVVALGLAKLFSTTLLRDESSVFVIELPPYRMPQALTLWRSTWDKGKGFVRKAGTFIFAGSVVIWLLTYVGPKGIGVSMDDSFLAVIGSVIAPILAPLGFGTWQAGASLITGFLAKEVVVSTMNIIYHAKDMDLLQGELAQYFTPLSALSFMTFVLLYVPCLATVATIRKETGSRKWTLLSIGCALSIAYVVSFAIYQGGRLLGF
- a CDS encoding FeoA family protein, producing the protein MVLTDLQQGQQAVITHLGVTNEVVKQRLIHMGMHEGEKVCVKCVMPFGGPLMVEVDGQYICLRRKEAACIGVK
- a CDS encoding FeoB-associated Cys-rich membrane protein is translated as MIANIVIGGVIFGYAGWMLVRHIKKSSKGKCASCSLADHCQDACMPYKQENDI